The stretch of DNA catatcctaattacagtagactcctcctaaatcggttCTGTCTATCTTGGTCAACCATTAATTTGGtaattttatcaacaaatgaTATCCTTTATACCTCCTAAACTTGGTGTCTAatttggtttgaaaaaaattatacagGTCCCAATCGATTAAGGTGTAGTCTACTTCAAActagaaaaacatttctaattgcctatctctcaaaattgaaagctttaaaggagttttgggcattttgttcaattaaaaggagtttcaagcacattcaaaagcattttccgtTTTGAAGTTTTAAGGAGTGGCAGGgaccctggggccggttccatagtcatgccttagacttaagaccagtctaagactatcttagttctatagctaatctaacagcttaagaccacttttggactaaagtcgcgactatggaaccggcccctgtaCATAAAGTCCAGGTACCCGTTACTCAGAGTTAACCAGCGGATAAATAACACGGTAAAGGGCATTCAAACATTGATTATCTTGAACCAACATTTGAGCAAATGGCCACAGGTTTGCTAAAAGTGTAACTAAACTCTAAGTAGTTTCTGTTAGGCTTTCGTATTCAAATGAAGCCAACAAGTGTATTGGTAAATCTGTTTTTGCGAAAATAAAACCCAAAGGTAGGTTTTGcttaaaaataaagaattaaatgAACCAAAGCAAAATGGTCATCACGATGTATCAACAGTCTATCGCAAATAACTCGACGACTTCAAGTACAATTTTTAGATGGCATAACAGCAAATGCCGCCTTATTGGGTAGAGTACGGAGGAAGGCGGAGTCTACTCTACTAGCTTATCAGTAAATCTCCCAACATTTAAGTTAAACTACACCTCGTGACAAGTACATATCATGGATTTTTTATATGTATTTACTATACCTTTTCCGATCTGGTTTTATCACTGCTGACGACGCCGAGTCGAGATAAAACCTGTTGTTTCTGATGTATTTTCAACGTCAGATCGCGTTCGGAACATTCGTACTCCATGATCTCGTTGCGTAAACTCAGTCGCTTCGTGAATATCGTACTGAACAACGTTTTCAACCTGCGGCGGAGATGAAAATAGACGATGATCGAGAAAAACcgttttatatgaaataaagtttaACCTCCGATTGGAAGTGGGGTCCACTGGGTATTTCCCGGGGAAAAATTCAGAATACTGACAATTTTGTGTTATATTGCAGTATACGTAAAGACATGTTAGCTAACTCTATGAATCGTATACGTAAAGACATGTTAGCTAACTCTATGAATCGTATACGTAAAGACATGTTAGCTAACTCTATGAATCGTATACGTAAAGACATGTTAGCTAACTCTATGAATCGTATACGTAAAGACATGTTAGCTAACTCTATGAATCGTATAGGCCTACGTAAAGACATGTTAGCTAACTCTATGAATCGTATACATAAAGACATGTTAGCTAACTCTATGAATCGTATAGGCCTACGTAAAGACATGTTAGCTAACTCTATGAATCGTATACGTAAAGACATGTTAGCTAACTCTATGAATCGTATAGGCCTACGTAAAGACATGTTAGCTAACTCTATGAATCGTATACGTAAAGACATGTTAGCTAACTCTATAAATCGTATAGGCCTACGTAAAGACATGTTAGCTAACTCTATGAATCGTATACGTAGAGACATGTTAGCTAACTCTATGAATCATTAAGCTATCATCAGAACTTCCTCTAATGGTGTAAGAGATTCTCGGAAGCCCCATTATATCCAAACTATACAGTTTTTGCTTCagaaatcctgaaaatgatcgAAATGGAAATTATTCACGATACGTACCGGTTAATATCTTCTTGTTTGGCGGTGTCCGCCTGTCGCTGGTGGAACGGCGTCATCAAACCTCCTTCGTACGACTgaagtttcaatttcaattcagaAATCTGAAGGAAAAaccatttgaaatttcagatacatcttttaaaatttcgCTTCGGACATATATACTGAGCTCGACGGTATATGGCATAAAATGTGCATACAAACATTTCGGCAGACATTTTGCTTAGATTTTCACGTTTTCAACTATTTCTCACGATTCATTGCATTTCACCTCATTCCGACTGACCGCCGTTAAACGCTTGGTGACATTTTCAAACGACCCTTGAGACAATGTCAAAAGTTGTTTCAATTACtcttttgaaattattcattacCTCAGTGCGCAGCTCTTCGACTATCTTCACGTATCGACTGACGTGCATATCAACGCTGAGCACGTTCTTCTTCAACTGGAAAAACAATCAATAACCGATTTATCTAATGCAAAATTTTAATCCAACCCCAATCAATTTTACAACAATTTTAACTAAAATTTTTGTTTCGATTACTGTTGGTAACTTCATGCTTTCAGAGGACATCAATTCCAACGTATTCATAGTTTCACAAAGCTCACTACAATCATTGTTTTGATAGTTgagttcatcgaaaatgagaaGGTTGTCATCATAAgcaactaatcataattatttttttcgtgaaactgccTCCCCGAAGAACTGACAGCAACAAACTTACCGTAGCCTTGATATTCTTGGCCCTATCCGCGTATTTCAGCGAGTTTAACGTATCCTCGTAACTCATAGCAGATGGACTGACGGCAGTTATCATCACTGTTGAACAGTTACCACCGATTGAATCTTTCAGTAATCGAGTTAGTTTACTGTCCCTGTATGGGATGTGCTGGTTCTTTTTACCGCTGTTCTATAGTTTTAAATGAATACAGGTAAAATATAATGACTACAAACATCTGTTCCTGAATGCATTGTAATTCCTACTGGAATATAGTCACCAATCATAAGCTCCCTATTGAACTACCAAATAGTGAATCAAGTTTTTCAGCTTTGccaaatgtttgaaaaaagacaattctTTAAGCTGGTCCATGGTGTGTGTAATCCCCAATCTAAGCCAGGGGACATCTTGACTTTTCTATGATAATCAATGCCAAAATATTAGGCCCCAGTTACGACTTAAGCCCAAAAAGTCGACTTAAATCTACTTAGACCATGGTCTTAAGTTGATAgactggctatagaactaagatggtctttaAACTAAGCCATGTGTGTGCAAGTGGTCACAgaagaataaatcaatgacAATGTACTGATATATGTAACACGTACCCTGCCATCGGCTAAAGCATTAATCACATTTCCGAGCGCGAGTAACGAACGATTTATATTGGCTCCTTCTCGTAATCGAGCTCCGCGATTGGCTGTAGCGGTCGCGCGCTCGGATCCGGCCAGATCGATCAACGACATCTTCGCCATGTGTATATCCGCGGTTAAACTAGCCGTACGATCTTTCTGTCGTACAAACACCTGaacattttgaagaaaaaaaaaaagaaaatcagacattttgaaattgatttttccaTGAGAAATTCCTAGGTTAagaatgttacaattcattcaattttcattgaatcacgcATTGATAAGTAAACACatggtcaatagcattatccaaattccAGATAGTTTTTCAGATTATTTTggtaaatttgtcaaatttcattaattttttcccgttttttttttctagatttttctgattcccggAGCTTCCCAGGTTTTCCTGGTCAGCAGCAACCCAGCACCTTGTTGTAGAAGAAAATCTAAACATTTCCAAGGTACGCGAATAAAGCAATATGAAAATGGAATAAGACTTGAGTGTCAAGGTAATCGCACTACTTATATTGTTCCCAGAAATCTAATGGTTACGATCCATAAAACTCATCTACTGACCTGAAAAACTGCATGCGAACGTGACGACTCCTTATTGGCATCGGTCGGGTGTTGCGTGCGATTTTGATTTCCGTAATATAACATTTCCAACAAATCCTTGGCATCTTTAGGctgaaataattatcaaaaacgcTTGAAAGATGCTAATATGAAAATCCGACATGTAGAATAggaatattttagaaattttgtcATTATCCATAGTTTTAAGAATATCAAACCGACCTTATGTAAAGTTAACCCTTTTATGACGATGCCGCTATTGGGGTCTTCTCTAATTGGCAGGGCGCCGCTTGGTTTCAACAAATCTTGTATAGTTTCATTATATATCTAAAACAATTGAACAGTACGTAACAATACATGAGCGATTGCTTAGCACGGAATATGATAACATTTAACAAATTTGTGTTTCAGATCTGACGCTACATGGTAATTCCATTTGTTGTAGTAATGAGGATGATTCAACATCGAAACTTTTTAAAGGAAAATGCACAAGAAACCATTCCACTTTTGAAAGTATTCCGATATTTTTTGGGAGTAAGAAAAAGAGTAGTAAATACTCTCAATCATTCAAATAGTGGGTGTGGATGTCccatgaatttttttaatagCAAATTTGGCTATCACGAATATACCCATCTAAAGTGACAAATAACCCATTAAAGGTGACAGCTCCTCGCGACTACGGCCATTTGTACCGGAAGAAGGCAATGCAGTGATGTGAGGGAAGCGTCAACATTCTTATGGAAATGTGAGCATTAGGT from Tubulanus polymorphus chromosome 11, tnTubPoly1.2, whole genome shotgun sequence encodes:
- the LOC141913000 gene encoding kinesin-like protein KIF18A, with product MVVRNMQQTPMNGPASSCRASRTPASAVRDRTIKSSNSNVKVVVRIRPENIKEKDGNFSNVVQALDDHILVFDPADDSKDGFGSAGARRYDILKKKSRDMRFAFDRVFDPNAINRQVYEHCVRSILDCLLNGINCSVFAYGATGAGKTHTMLGNMECPGVTFHTMMELYERIEDMKDEKSCDVAVSYLEIYNETIQDLLKPSGALPIREDPNSGIVIKGLTLHKPKDAKDLLEMLYYGNQNRTQHPTDANKESSRSHAVFQVFVRQKDRTASLTADIHMAKMSLIDLAGSERATATANRGARLREGANINRSLLALGNVINALADGRVRNQHIPYRDSKLTRLLKDSIGGNCSTVMITAVSPSAMSYEDTLNSLKYADRAKNIKATLKKNVLSVDMHVSRYVKIVEELRTEISELKLKLQSYEGGLMTPFHQRQADTAKQEDINRLKTLFSTIFTKRLSLRNEIMEYECSERDLTLKIHQKQQVLSRLGVVSSDKTRSEKVHSKLNHAIDAAEKRRDTILSRKADVNSRLKENNDWFTRTENEAKLIGENCNALPEVNNSISKPF